In one window of Kitasatospora sp. MMS16-BH015 DNA:
- a CDS encoding MBL fold metallo-hydrolase has protein sequence MTYHGAVKVGGPPDVRELAHLMITKVALGPFENNCYLLRCRATDEQLLIDAAAEAPVLLETVGPQLATVVTTHQHHDHWQALAEVVAATGARTAAGRIDAPGIPVPTDQLLDDGDTLRVGQVELTVRHLVGHTPGAIVLVYDDPQGHPHVFTGDCLFPGGVGNTEHDPARFASLLGDVKTKIFDVLPDETWVYPGHGGDTTLGAERPHLEEWAERGW, from the coding sequence ATGACGTACCACGGAGCGGTGAAGGTCGGCGGGCCGCCGGACGTCCGCGAGCTCGCCCACCTGATGATCACCAAGGTCGCGCTCGGCCCGTTCGAGAACAACTGCTACCTGCTGCGCTGCCGGGCCACCGACGAGCAGCTGCTGATCGACGCGGCGGCCGAGGCCCCGGTGCTGCTGGAGACGGTCGGCCCGCAGCTGGCCACCGTCGTCACCACCCACCAGCACCACGACCACTGGCAGGCGCTGGCCGAGGTGGTGGCTGCCACCGGCGCCCGCACCGCGGCGGGCCGGATCGACGCGCCCGGCATCCCGGTGCCGACCGACCAGCTGCTCGACGACGGCGACACCCTGCGGGTCGGCCAGGTCGAACTGACCGTCCGCCACCTGGTCGGCCACACCCCCGGGGCGATCGTCCTCGTCTACGACGATCCGCAGGGCCACCCGCACGTCTTCACCGGCGACTGCCTCTTCCCCGGCGGCGTCGGCAACACCGAGCACGACCCGGCCCGGTTCGCCTCCCTCCTCGGCGACGTCAAGACCAAGATCTTCGACGTCCTCCCCGACGAGACCTGGGTCTACCCCGGCCACGGCGGCGACACCACCCTCGGCGCCGAGCGCCCCCACCTCGAGGAGTGGGCCGAGCGCGGCTGGTGA
- a CDS encoding maleylpyruvate isomerase family mycothiol-dependent enzyme, translated as MTHQVDVTTALNELAEAFARLHRTVAELPPEAVAEPSALPGWTRGHVLSHVSRNADSLVNLLEGARTGRDIPQYVSQEVRDQDIADGAPRPLAEQLDDLTASDTRLVEFAAALPAEAWLVEVRHRSGAVLPAYDLLPKRLGELEYHHVDLDAGYTPAHWPEGFATYEFTRLLKRYAAEPGLPAVELAAEDDFELTGRLGAARGEPELRIEGPVRALVAWLSGRSDGDGLQVHRGGEQLTDPRSALPELPAMS; from the coding sequence ATGACCCACCAGGTCGACGTGACCACCGCCCTGAACGAGCTGGCCGAGGCCTTCGCCCGCCTGCACCGCACCGTCGCCGAGCTGCCGCCGGAGGCCGTCGCCGAGCCCTCCGCCCTGCCCGGCTGGACTCGCGGCCACGTGCTCAGCCACGTCTCCCGCAATGCCGATTCGCTGGTCAACCTGCTCGAAGGCGCCCGCACCGGCCGGGACATCCCGCAGTACGTCAGCCAGGAGGTGCGCGACCAGGACATCGCGGACGGCGCGCCGCGCCCTCTCGCCGAGCAGCTGGACGACCTGACGGCCAGCGACACCCGGCTCGTCGAGTTCGCCGCCGCGCTGCCGGCCGAGGCCTGGCTGGTCGAGGTGCGGCACCGCAGCGGCGCCGTCCTGCCCGCGTACGACCTGCTGCCCAAGCGGCTCGGCGAGCTGGAGTACCACCACGTGGACCTCGACGCCGGGTACACCCCCGCGCACTGGCCCGAGGGCTTCGCCACCTACGAGTTCACCCGGCTGCTGAAGCGCTACGCCGCCGAGCCCGGCCTGCCGGCGGTCGAGCTGGCCGCCGAGGACGACTTCGAGCTGACCGGCCGGCTCGGTGCCGCCCGGGGCGAGCCCGAGCTCCGGATCGAGGGGCCGGTCCGGGCCCTGGTCGCCTGGCTCTCCGGTCGCTCGGACGGCGACGGCCTCCAGGTGCACCGGGGCGGCGAACAGTTGACGGACCCTCGGTCGGCGCTGCCGGAGCTTCCCGCGATGAGCTGA
- the sigJ gene encoding RNA polymerase sigma factor SigJ — protein sequence MAGAAGVAGERRQLLNIAYRLLGSLTEAEDAVQEAYTRWYALAPGQRAQVRVPGAWLTTVTGRICLDLLGSARARRERYVGAWLPEPLPDPAEWGPRDTSTTGAGAVDPAEQVVLDESVGTAFLVVLETMTPAERVAFVLHDVFRYPFAEIAAVLGRSPAACKQLASSARRRVGTRPGGGTAVAGQGAETVRRVKDAWERKDVPALVALLDPAVVMTADGGGLAGAALRPLAGGGLVAQYMVAIADKAPGLELLVRSVSGRPGLVARRDGVVVTVASFELTEGRVARIWVVRNPAKLRPWLGAP from the coding sequence ATGGCGGGGGCGGCAGGGGTGGCGGGGGAGCGGCGGCAGTTGCTCAACATCGCGTACCGGCTGCTCGGTTCGCTGACCGAGGCCGAGGACGCCGTGCAGGAGGCGTACACCCGGTGGTACGCGCTGGCGCCGGGGCAGCGGGCGCAGGTCCGGGTGCCGGGGGCCTGGCTGACCACGGTGACCGGGCGGATCTGCCTGGACCTGCTCGGTTCGGCGCGGGCCCGGCGGGAGCGGTACGTCGGTGCCTGGCTGCCCGAACCGTTGCCCGACCCGGCCGAGTGGGGGCCGAGGGACACGAGCACGACGGGCGCGGGGGCCGTCGATCCGGCCGAGCAGGTGGTGCTGGACGAGTCGGTGGGCACGGCCTTCCTGGTCGTCCTGGAGACGATGACCCCGGCCGAGCGGGTGGCCTTCGTGCTGCACGACGTGTTCCGGTACCCGTTCGCCGAGATCGCGGCCGTGCTCGGCCGTAGCCCGGCGGCCTGCAAGCAGTTGGCCTCCTCGGCCCGGCGGCGGGTCGGCACCCGGCCCGGCGGCGGAACGGCGGTGGCGGGCCAGGGCGCCGAGACCGTGCGGCGGGTCAAGGACGCCTGGGAGCGCAAGGACGTTCCGGCGCTGGTCGCGCTGCTCGACCCGGCCGTGGTGATGACCGCCGACGGCGGCGGCTTGGCCGGTGCGGCGCTGCGCCCGCTGGCGGGCGGCGGGCTGGTCGCTCAGTACATGGTGGCGATCGCCGACAAGGCGCCCGGGCTCGAACTGCTGGTGCGTTCGGTCAGCGGCCGGCCGGGCCTGGTGGCCAGGCGGGACGGCGTGGTGGTGACGGTGGCCTCGTTCGAGCTGACGGAGGGTCGGGTCGCCCGGATCTGGGTGGTCCGCAACCCGGCGAAGCTCCGCCCCTGGCTGGGCGCTCCGTAG